The DNA window TCCTCCATCATGGCGTCCGtcatggccgccatcttgcccTCCATCTTGTCCTTTATCTTGGCCGCCATGTTGGCCGCCATCTTGCCCTCCATCTTGTCCTCTATCTTGGCCGCCATgttggccgccatcttgtcctCCATCTTGTCTTTCATCTTGGCCGCCATCTTGTTCTCCATCTTGTCCTCCATCTTGGCCGCCATGTTGGCTGCCATCTTGTTCTCCATCTTGCCCTCCATCTTGTCCTCCATCTTGTCCTCCATCTTGTCCTCCTTCATGTCCTCTATCTTGTCCTCCATCTTGTCCTCCATCTTGTCCTCCATCATGGCCTCCTTTATGGGGGCTGAGGCCTACTCTGATCCACTAAGGCCTTCATCTTGTCCTCCATCATGTCCTCCATCTTGTCCTCCATCTTGGCCGCCATGTTGTCCTCCATCATGTCCTCCATCTTGCCCTCCATCTTGTCCTCCATCTTGGCCGCCATGTTGTCCTCCATCTTGTCCTCCATCTTGTCCTCCATCTTGCCCTCCATCTTGGCCACCATGTTGGCCGCCATCTTGCCCTCCTTCATGCCCCCCCTGTATGCGCAGAGCACGATGACCGCGTTGTTGGCCGCGGTTTCTCTGGTCGCCGTAAGAAAGGCCGGGGTCCGTTCCGCGGGAAGATGTACAGCGAGATGAACCGCAACAGCCGCAACCGGGGGGGAACCGGCCCCAGCAGCAGCCGACAGAGACAGGACGAGGACGACGGGGACGTGGCCATGAGCGACGCGCACGACGCACCACGGGGACGATAGTGAGACCGGGtcatctccttccttccttccttctttggGTCCATGGGAGGGGGCTCACTtgtgggtcagccccatagtGTGGGGCACAGGGGTGGgtccttccccttccccttccgccccttccccttcccttcccttcccttccccttccctcctttcccttcccttcccttcccttcccttcccttccttcccttccttgcccttccttcccttcccttcccttcccttcccttcccctcccttccctttccctcccttcccttcccctctccttcccctcctttcccctccttcccttcccgctccttcccttcccctcccttccctcgGCGTTcgctccctcccttccctttccctcccttccgctttcccttcccttcccttcccttccttccctgtcccttcccGGCTCTCCtgtcccttcccctccctccccgtCGGCCagtttcccttccctcccttcgcttcccctccttccttggcccctcccttcccttgcccCTCCTTCCCgttccctcccttccttccgcctctctctttccccttcccttccccttccctcccttcccctccctgtccttccctcccttcccttcccttccagtccctgtccttcccttcccttcccttcccctcccttccctcccttcccttccctccctttccttcccctcgcctcctccccttcccttccttccctcccttccttcccttcccttcccttcccttcccctcttcccttgGCCcgctccttcccctccctttgtccctgtcccctcccttccctccctcgCCTTCCTCTTCCCTCGGCCCTTGCCTTCCGGGCTCGTGGTGTGTGCGTGTGCCCTCGGCCTTCCCTTgcccctccctttcccctcacttccttccctccccttccttgcccttcccttcgccgttcccttcccttccttccctcccttccctcctctcccttcccctcggccttccttccc is part of the Coturnix japonica isolate 7356 unplaced genomic scaffold, Coturnix japonica 2.1 chrUnrandom1125, whole genome shotgun sequence genome and encodes:
- the LOC116652735 gene encoding nuclear RNA export factor 1-like gives rise to the protein MAEEGKGGYSGEIWGYSEHDDRVVGRGFSGRRKKGRGPFRGKMYSEMNRNSRNRGGTGPSSSRQRQDEDDGDVAMSDAHDAPRGRYLPYGPRPSRARPPRRCVVIFPPTGSKGGRLHGTEDRRNWVQNRR